A stretch of Macadamia integrifolia cultivar HAES 741 chromosome 7, SCU_Mint_v3, whole genome shotgun sequence DNA encodes these proteins:
- the LOC122084164 gene encoding inter alpha-trypsin inhibitor, heavy chain 4-like has protein sequence MVDVFGKSVEDGLKLSKRIYFGKDRAVSPPKQVAMEKAPHSYLPTAPMVYAEIFDPSMVDNPDIPSYQPHVHGRCDPPALIPLQMNGIVLEAECYLDTMIVTVTGSWRVHCVMGSRSCDCRLAIPMSDQAFKKEVVFVVDISGSMKGRPLENVKNGLCAALSKLNPEDSFNIIAFNGETYLFSSSLELATKETIENASQWISINFIAGGGTNILLPLNQAMEMLSNTRDSIPLIFLITDGSVEDERHICDVMKSNLTNRGSMAPRIFSFGIGSYCNHYFLQMLALISRGHYDAAYDADSIDLHMQRLFTAASTTIVANITIDTLECLDAHEVYPFHIPDLSSGSPLIVSGRYQGNFPDSLKAKGMLGDMNNFVIDLKVQKGKDIPLDKVVAKRQIDVLTAQAWLMEDKAIEEKVAKMSIQTSVPSEYTHWFLLQTNKGKQASESSGIQQVSNKIDLQRLVDSKGCKVILLRSLSMGFGDLNATAENIPPGSVEGDLSETADMLVKAASNCCGKLANCCCCMCCIKTCSRMNDQCAIFLTQLCTVLSCFGCISCCSDVCCPSGDG, from the exons ATGGTGGACGTGTTCGGGAAATCGGTCGAGGATGGCTTAAAACTTTCGAAAAGGATTTACTTTGGAAAGGATCGTGCTGTTTCACCTCCGAAACAAGTGGCTATGGAGAAAGCCCCGCATTCATATCTTCCGACAGCTCCCATGGTTTACGCTGAAATTTTTGATCCATCAATGGTTGATAATCCTGATATTCCGAGCTACCAGCCTCATGTCCATGGTCGATGCGATCCCCCGGCATTGATTCCACTTCAGATGAATGGAATTGTCCTGGAGGCGGAATGTTATTTGGACACCATGATTGTTACCGTTACTGGTTCCTGGCGTGTTCATTGTGTCATGGGAAGCCGTAGCTGCGATTGCCGCCTTGCCATTCCAATGAGCGATCAG GCTTTCAAAAAAGAAGTGGTATTTGTTGTCGATATAAGTGGGAGCATGAAGGGAAGGCCCCTTGAGAACGTGAAGAATGGGCTATGTGCGGCTCTCTCCAAACTCAATCCAGAAGACTCATTTAACATTATAGCTTTCAATGGAGAGACATACTTATTTTCGTCATCGTTGGAGTTGGCAACCAAGGAAACAATTGAAAATGCATCTCAATGGATTAGCATAAACTTTATTGCTGGGGGTGGTACGAACATTTTGCTTCCGCTAAATCAG GCGATGGAGATGTTATCAAATACCCGTGATTCAATTCCTCTCATTTTCCTGATTACTGATGGGTCAGTTGAAGATGAAAGACACATTTGTGATGTTATGAAAAGTAATCTCACAAATAGAGGATCAATGGCTCCACGAATTTTTAGTTTTGGCATAG GTTCATATTGTAATCATTATTTTCTGCAAATGCTCGCACTTATTAGCCGGGGTCACTATGATGCTGCATATGATGCTg atTCAATTGACCTACACATGCAAAGGCTTTTCACAGCAGCATCAACTACCATTGTTGCGAATATAACCATTGACACTTTAGAGTGCCTTGATGCACATGAG GTGTACCCTTTTCATATTCCAGACCTTTCATCTGGAAGCCCATTGATTGTGTCAGGCAGATATCAAGGGAATTTTCCAGACTCTTTGAAGGCTAAAGGTATGCTGGGAGATATGAACAATTTTGTGATAGACTTGAAGGTACAAAAAGGAAAGGACATCCCTCTTGACAAA GTTGTTGCAAAGCGACAAATAGATGTGCTTACTGCTCAAGCATGGCTGATGGAAGATAAAGCTATTGAGGAGAAG GTAGCAAAAATGAGCATACAAACCAGTGTTCCATCTGAATACACACATTGGTTCTTACTTCAGACAAATAAAGGGAAGCAGGCATCTGAATCATCAGGGATTCAACAG GTTTCAAACAAAATTGACCTTCAGCGCCTGGTAGACTCCAAAGgctgcaaagtaattttgcttcgGAGCTTGAGCATGGGCTTTGGCGACTTGAATGCAACAGCTGAGAACATTCCTCCAGGGTCTGTAGAAGGTGACTTGTCTGAAACTGCAGACATGCTAGTCAAGGCAGCTTCAAACTGTT